In a single window of the Acyrthosiphon pisum isolate AL4f chromosome X, pea_aphid_22Mar2018_4r6ur, whole genome shotgun sequence genome:
- the LOC100159094 gene encoding cathepsin B-like cysteine proteinase 3 has protein sequence MAKILFLVSIMLLGPYITEQSKLSKGDVETNTLEFFLEKSKVEAATKSKIMYKTRNPKYVIDNRDYKEFDARKRWPKCKTIGEVHNEGNFALGWAYAVAGVLADRTCIATNGGYNKLLSTEELISCSGIKENNGSVPSERSIWEYLKSHGVVSGGKYNSNDGCQPFKFPPIANIPKHLHKHTCDDHCYGNSTINYNHDHVRVRNYYTIRTRDIQKEVQTYGPVVVRFMVCDDFFLYKSGVYAKSDKAKGIRTQYAKLIGWGVENGVDYWLVINSWGHEWGQKGLFKIKSGTNQCGVESFVYAGLPEIK, from the exons ATGGCTAAGATTCTGTTTTTGGTTTCCATAATGCTGCTGGGTCCTTACATAACGGAGcaatcaaaattatcaaaaggTGACGTAGAAACCAATACACTCGAG ttttttttggaaaaaagtaAAGTTGAAGCAGCtactaaatcaaaaattatgtacaaaaccCGCAATCCCAAGTACGTAATAGACAACCGGGATTACAAGGAATTCGACGCGAGAAAACGATGGCCGAAATGCAAAACAATTGGTGAAGTCCACAATGAAGGAAACTTCGCCTTGGGTtgg GCTTATGCCGTCGCCGGGGTATTGGCAGACAGAACGTGCATAGCGACTAATGGAGGTTACAATAAACTCCTCTCTACCGAAGAGCTAATTTCCTGCAGTGGTATAAAAGAGAATAACGGTAGTGTTCCTAGTGAACGCTCAATTTGGGAATATTTGAAAAGTCACGGCGTGGTGTCCGGTGGCAAATACAACTCTAAcgat GGATGTCAACCTTTTAAATTTCCACCAATTGCTAACATACCAAAACATTTACACAAACATACATGCGACGACCACTGTTACGGTAATTCAACGATCAATTACAACCATGATCACGTGAGAG TTAGAAACTACTATACTATAAGAACAAGAGATATTCAAAAAGAAGTGCAAACTTACGGTCCAGTCGTAGTACGGTTCATGGTTTGCGACGACTTTTTTCTTTACAAAAGTG gtgtttacgcaaaatctgatAAAGCGAAAGGGATACGAACTCAATATGCCAAGTTAATTGGATGGGGAGTCGAAAATGGTGTTGACTATTGGTTGGTGATCAACTCTTGGGGACATGAATGGGGACAGAAGGGactattcaaaatcaaaagtgGCACAAATCAATGCGGCGTCGAAAGTTTTGTTTATGCAGGTTtacctgaaataaaataa
- the LOC100161139 gene encoding cathepsin B-like cysteine proteinase 3, whose translation MAKILFLISVIFLNSYLTEQANIIQGDKVEKNRGIVTDLSKIFLETRGVEAATKSNMMYKTRNPKYVIDNRDYKEFDARKRWPKCKTIGEVHNEGNFAFGWAYAAAGVLADRTCIATNGGYNKLLSTEELISCSGIKETNGNVNERSIWEYLKSHGVVSGGKYNSNDGCQPFKFPPIANILTHLQHTCDDHCYGNTSINYNHDHVRVRNYYTIRTGYIQKEVQTYGPVAVQFKVCDDFLLYKSGVYVKSDNAKVIRTQYAKLIGWGVENGVDYWLVINSWGHEWGQKGLFKIKRGTNQCGVESVVYAGVPEIK comes from the exons atggCTAAGATTCTATTTTTGATCTCcgtaatttttctaaattcttACTTAACGGAACaagcaaatataatacaaggtgaCAAGGTCGAGAAAAACAGGGGCATAGTAACAGATTTATCGAag atatttttgGAAACGAGAGGAGTTGAAGCCGCTACTAAATCAAATATGATGTACAAAACCCGCAATCCCAAGTACGTGATCGACAACCGGGATTACAAAGAATTCGACGCGAGAAAACGATGGCCGAAATGCAAAACAATTGGTGAAGTCCACAATGAAGGAAACTTCGCATTTGGTTGG GCTTATGCCGCGGCTGGGGTATTGGCAGACAGAACGTGCATAGCGACTAATGGAGGTTACAATAAACTCCTCTCTACCGAAGAGCTAATTTCCTGCAGTGGTATAAAAGAGACTAACGGTAACGTTAATGAACGCTCAATTTGGGAATATTTGAAAAGTCACGGCGTGGTGTCCGGTGGCAAATACAACTCTAAcgat GGATGTCAACCTTTTAAATTTCCACCAATTGCTAACATACTAACACATTTACAACATACATGCGACGACCACTGTTACGGTAATACATCGATCAATTACAACCATGATCACGTGAGAG TTAGAAACTACTATACTATAAGAACAGGATACATTCAAAAAGAAGTGCAAACTTACGGTCCAGTCGCAGTACAGTTCAAGGTTTGCGACGACTTTCTTCTTTACAAAAGTG GTGTTTACGTAAAATCCGATAATGCGAAAGTGATACGAACTCAATATGCCAAGTTAATTGGATGGGGAGTCGAAAATGGTGTTGACTATTGGTTGGTAATCAACTCTTGGGGACATGAATGGGGACAGAAGGgactattcaaaataaaaagggGCACAAATCAATGCGGTGTCGAAAGTGTTGTTTATGCAGGTGtacctgaaataaaataa